Proteins encoded by one window of Halorubrum ruber:
- the metX gene encoding homoserine O-acetyltransferase MetX, with amino-acid sequence MSAVPTDHGVAELGEFTFECGQSVPDFEVAYETHGEFDGDNVVLVCHALTGSQNVARSPEPERDAETTGAGQAGQARAWWDDVVGPGKAIDTTEYYVVCANVPGSCYGTTGPASERPADLDLREEPDHDRWGTAFPPVQVEDWARAQRRLLDHLGVGRLRAVVGGSVGGMNALEWAKRYPDDVDRVVAIATAGRLDAQCLALDAVARRAIRADENWNRGNYYGDDRPDPTEGLAIARQIGHIMYLSKASMERKFGRRSAGRDSLTREDGDLGLPPEPTAGFFPYREVESYLDYQAEGFGDRFDANSYLYLTRAMDEYDLAAGHGTDADALAAFEGETLLMSFTADWHFTVEQSASLADAFRESGVPVAHHVIDSDHGHDAFLVEPEHVGPPVRDFLADGVDGRAVSDEGGDDGDDPRPSSDHAPVHASLFRG; translated from the coding sequence ATGAGCGCCGTCCCGACCGACCACGGGGTCGCCGAGCTCGGCGAGTTCACCTTCGAGTGCGGGCAGTCGGTCCCCGACTTCGAGGTCGCCTACGAGACCCACGGCGAGTTCGACGGCGACAACGTCGTGTTGGTCTGCCACGCGCTCACCGGGAGCCAGAACGTCGCGCGCTCGCCCGAACCGGAGCGCGACGCCGAGACGACCGGGGCCGGACAGGCCGGGCAGGCCCGCGCGTGGTGGGACGACGTCGTCGGTCCGGGGAAAGCGATAGACACGACCGAGTACTACGTCGTCTGCGCGAACGTCCCCGGCTCCTGTTACGGGACGACGGGCCCGGCCAGCGAGCGGCCAGCTGACCTCGACCTGCGCGAGGAGCCCGACCACGACCGCTGGGGGACCGCGTTCCCGCCGGTCCAAGTCGAGGACTGGGCGCGGGCGCAGCGCCGCCTCCTCGACCACCTCGGCGTGGGGCGGCTGCGGGCGGTCGTCGGCGGGAGCGTCGGCGGGATGAACGCCTTGGAGTGGGCGAAGCGGTACCCGGACGACGTCGACCGCGTGGTCGCCATCGCGACCGCGGGGCGGCTCGACGCGCAGTGTCTCGCGCTTGACGCGGTCGCGCGCCGGGCGATTCGCGCGGACGAAAATTGGAACAGGGGGAACTACTACGGCGACGACCGCCCGGACCCGACCGAGGGGCTCGCCATCGCCCGCCAGATCGGCCACATCATGTACCTCTCGAAGGCGTCGATGGAGCGGAAGTTCGGGCGCCGGTCGGCCGGCCGCGACTCGCTCACGCGAGAGGACGGTGACCTCGGGCTGCCGCCGGAACCGACGGCCGGATTCTTCCCGTACCGCGAGGTGGAGTCGTACCTCGACTATCAGGCGGAGGGGTTCGGCGACCGCTTCGACGCGAACAGCTACCTCTACCTGACGCGCGCCATGGACGAGTACGACCTCGCCGCGGGCCACGGGACGGACGCCGACGCGCTCGCCGCCTTCGAGGGCGAGACCCTCCTGATGAGCTTCACCGCCGACTGGCACTTCACCGTCGAGCAGTCGGCCTCGCTCGCCGACGCCTTCCGCGAGTCCGGGGTCCCGGTCGCGCACCACGTAATCGACTCCGACCACGGCCACGACGCGTTCCTCGTCGAACCGGAGCACGTCGGGCCGCCGGTCCGCGACTTCCTCGCCGACGGCGTCGACGGCCGCGCGGTCTCCGACGAGGGCGGCGACGACGGCGACGACCCGCGCCCGAGTTCCGACCACGCGCCCGTCCACGCGAGCCTGTTTCGGGGGTAA